From Mesobacillus boroniphilus, the proteins below share one genomic window:
- a CDS encoding beta-propeller domain-containing protein encodes MKKWWLISGLLLASIVAVAFFSFSQFKVVNAWEEEHVVLPNKVWKLEFSENISEKSLDADLIFVTNDKGEKIDTKLELGDDRKTIYILPPAQGYDLKSKEYTVHFKKGIKSALGRELNSGHNWKFVVKETLPTVGSQENLASYFEDIIEEEKEARSWFGGLKESFSAGEDKATEESVAADKSGGGGDVSETNVQVQGVDEADIVKTDGESIFQAEHNKVRIIQAVPGTQMKVLSVLHFDENFSPSQLFLQDDQLVVIGHQYNEIYRPYEDVAKDSLIAPMMQSTTIIVYDVKNPADPKQIREVKVEGHYVSARKVENLVYLITQHYPDYWLLKENRKIDIRPKFTDTAYDSKERTIDYDDIHYFPESRQPNYTLIAALDLEQPKKEVALTTYLGSGNQLYMSKENLYLAVENYGDMDRKDRGVIAPDTDVHKFEIKGLDVKYHSSATVTGTVLNQFSMDEHNGYFRVVTTKGYAWDEKRPSSNHLYILDKNLKETGKIEELARGERIYSARFMGDRIYMVTFKETDPLFVFDASDPANPKVLGELKIPGFSNYLHPYDENHIIGFGQDTKIVAEKGASQPRILTDGVKISLFDVSDMTNPKEKFTEIIGGRGTYSPLNHDHKALLFNREKDIFAFPISVYRNSEKNEYEQFFEYQGAYVYSIDPVTGFKLKSKITHINGEMPYYEEWEHQIQRLLYIGDKLYGLSPEKITSHKMGSYEKVGELEF; translated from the coding sequence ATGAAAAAATGGTGGCTTATAAGCGGTTTGTTGCTCGCTTCAATTGTTGCAGTGGCTTTCTTTTCTTTTTCCCAGTTCAAAGTCGTGAATGCATGGGAAGAAGAGCATGTGGTCCTTCCGAATAAGGTGTGGAAGCTCGAGTTTTCCGAGAATATCTCTGAAAAAAGTCTTGATGCCGATTTGATTTTTGTGACGAATGACAAGGGCGAGAAGATCGACACGAAGCTGGAGTTGGGTGACGACCGGAAAACCATTTACATCCTTCCTCCGGCACAAGGGTATGACCTAAAATCGAAGGAATACACCGTTCATTTTAAAAAAGGAATTAAATCTGCGCTAGGCAGGGAGCTGAACTCTGGGCACAACTGGAAGTTCGTTGTAAAAGAAACCCTGCCGACGGTTGGCTCGCAGGAGAATCTAGCGAGTTATTTTGAAGACATTATAGAGGAAGAGAAAGAGGCCCGAAGCTGGTTTGGCGGATTGAAGGAATCCTTTTCTGCTGGTGAGGATAAGGCGACGGAAGAGTCAGTGGCTGCCGATAAGTCCGGTGGCGGTGGGGATGTTTCCGAAACGAATGTCCAGGTACAGGGCGTTGATGAAGCGGATATCGTCAAAACAGATGGCGAAAGTATTTTTCAGGCTGAGCATAATAAGGTGCGAATCATTCAGGCAGTGCCTGGCACGCAGATGAAGGTTTTATCGGTTTTGCATTTTGATGAGAATTTTTCACCTAGTCAGCTATTCCTGCAAGACGATCAACTGGTGGTCATTGGCCATCAGTACAACGAAATATATAGGCCATATGAAGATGTCGCTAAGGACTCGTTGATTGCCCCTATGATGCAATCTACGACAATAATTGTCTATGATGTTAAAAATCCTGCTGATCCCAAGCAGATCCGTGAAGTCAAAGTGGAAGGTCACTATGTTTCGGCAAGGAAAGTCGAGAATCTTGTCTATCTCATCACTCAGCATTACCCGGATTACTGGCTGCTGAAGGAGAACAGGAAAATTGATATCAGGCCAAAGTTTACTGACACTGCCTATGATTCAAAGGAAAGAACGATTGATTATGATGATATTCATTATTTCCCAGAGTCACGCCAGCCGAACTATACATTGATTGCCGCTCTTGATCTCGAACAGCCGAAAAAGGAAGTGGCTCTGACGACGTACCTGGGCAGCGGGAACCAGCTTTATATGTCCAAGGAAAATCTTTACCTGGCTGTCGAGAATTATGGGGATATGGACAGGAAGGATCGTGGTGTCATCGCTCCGGACACCGATGTCCATAAATTTGAGATTAAGGGCCTGGATGTTAAATACCATAGCTCCGCTACCGTAACGGGAACCGTGCTGAACCAGTTCTCGATGGATGAACACAATGGCTATTTCCGCGTCGTGACGACCAAAGGCTACGCTTGGGATGAAAAGCGGCCTTCTAGCAACCATCTCTATATATTGGATAAAAACTTAAAAGAAACCGGGAAGATTGAAGAACTGGCTCGAGGGGAAAGAATCTACTCTGCGAGATTCATGGGTGACCGCATCTATATGGTTACTTTTAAAGAAACCGACCCGCTGTTCGTGTTTGACGCAAGCGATCCAGCCAATCCGAAAGTGCTTGGCGAATTGAAAATACCTGGCTTCAGCAATTATCTGCACCCATATGATGAAAACCATATCATCGGCTTCGGCCAGGATACGAAAATCGTCGCTGAAAAAGGAGCCTCACAGCCGAGAATCCTTACAGATGGAGTTAAGATTTCGCTATTCGATGTCAGTGATATGACCAATCCGAAAGAGAAATTCACCGAAATCATTGGCGGGCGCGGCACCTACTCACCATTGAACCATGACCACAAGGCCCTGCTGTTCAATAGGGAGAAAGACATTTTTGCCTTCCCAATCTCGGTTTATAGAAACAGCGAGAAAAACGAATACGAACAATTCTTTGAATATCAGGGAGCTTATGTATATAGTATCGATCCAGTGACCGGATTTAAGCTAAAGTCTAAAATTACCCATATAAATGGAGAAATGCCATATTACGAAGAGTGGGAGCACCAAATCCAGCGCCTGCTCTATATCGGTGACAAATTGTACGGCTTGTCACCAGAGAAAATCACGAGCCATAAAATGGGCAGCTATGAGAAGGTTGGGGAGCTGGAGTTTTAA
- a CDS encoding VOC family protein, with translation MKKIWSDKMPAVQFRIARPTDQLEKVVEFYRDGLGLEVVGSFEKHDGYDGVMLGLPDFSYHLEFTQHVEGSPCPAPTEDNLLVFYIPDHEVRDTIALRLHNMGYPEVEPENPYWKNAGVTIADPDGWRIVLQNSSGLGNN, from the coding sequence ATGAAAAAAATCTGGTCAGATAAAATGCCTGCTGTCCAATTCCGGATTGCGCGGCCAACAGATCAATTGGAGAAGGTCGTTGAATTTTACCGTGATGGACTTGGGCTTGAAGTTGTTGGTTCGTTTGAAAAACACGATGGTTATGACGGAGTGATGCTAGGCCTGCCTGATTTCAGCTATCACCTGGAATTCACCCAGCATGTGGAAGGCAGTCCCTGCCCCGCACCGACCGAAGACAATCTATTAGTCTTTTACATTCCTGATCACGAAGTACGAGACACTATCGCCCTGCGGCTGCACAATATGGGCTATCCGGAAGTCGAACCGGAAAATCCGTATTGGAAAAATGCTGGTGTCACGATTGCCGATCCGGATGGCTGGAGGATTGTTCTCCAGAATTCTTCTGGGTTGGGGAATAATTAA
- a CDS encoding GntP family permease, protein MPLVIVAIGILALLLLIMGLKLNTFVSLIIVSFGVALALGIPLGEVVKTIEAGLGGTLGHLALVFGLGAMLGKLIADSGGAQRIAMTLVNKFGEKNIQWAVVVASFIIGVALFFEVGLVLLIPIVFAISRELKISILYLGIPMTAALSVTHGFLPPHPGPTVIAGEFGANIGEVLLYGFIIAIPTVILAGPVFTKIAKKLVPESFNKTGSIASLGEQKTFKLEDTPGFGISVFTALLPVILMSIATIITLLQKTMGFEDNSFLAGIRFIGDAGTSMTLSLLFAIYSMGIARNIPIKTVMDSCATAISHIGMMLLIVGGGGAFKQVLITGGVGDYVAEMFKDTALSPILLAWIIAAILRIALGSATVAALTTAGLVIPMLGTSDVNLALVVLATGAGSLVASHVNDAGFWMFKEYFGLSMKETFATWTLLETIISVAGLGFVLLLSLFV, encoded by the coding sequence ATGCCATTGGTTATTGTAGCAATTGGTATCTTAGCTTTACTTTTATTGATCATGGGCTTAAAACTAAACACTTTTGTCTCATTGATCATCGTTTCATTCGGGGTTGCTTTAGCGCTTGGTATTCCATTAGGAGAAGTTGTTAAAACAATCGAAGCCGGCTTAGGCGGCACACTTGGCCACCTGGCGTTAGTCTTCGGGCTTGGTGCTATGTTGGGTAAATTGATCGCAGATTCTGGCGGTGCTCAGAGAATCGCGATGACCCTTGTAAACAAATTCGGTGAAAAGAACATCCAATGGGCAGTCGTAGTGGCTTCGTTCATCATTGGTGTCGCTCTATTCTTTGAAGTAGGTTTAGTATTATTGATTCCGATCGTATTTGCGATTTCAAGAGAATTAAAGATTTCAATCCTATATCTAGGTATTCCGATGACTGCTGCTTTATCTGTAACTCATGGATTCCTGCCTCCTCACCCAGGACCAACTGTCATTGCTGGTGAGTTTGGGGCAAACATTGGTGAAGTATTGCTTTATGGCTTTATCATTGCCATTCCAACTGTGATTCTTGCAGGGCCTGTATTTACGAAAATCGCTAAAAAACTTGTACCAGAATCTTTCAACAAAACTGGAAGCATCGCTTCTTTAGGCGAACAAAAAACATTCAAACTTGAAGATACTCCTGGTTTCGGGATCAGCGTTTTCACAGCATTACTACCAGTTATATTAATGTCTATCGCAACAATCATTACATTGCTTCAAAAAACAATGGGTTTTGAAGATAATAGTTTCCTAGCAGGGATCCGATTCATCGGTGATGCTGGTACTTCCATGACATTGTCTCTATTATTCGCTATCTACTCAATGGGAATTGCACGTAACATTCCAATCAAGACGGTTATGGATTCTTGCGCAACAGCCATCTCACATATCGGCATGATGCTATTGATTGTTGGTGGAGGCGGCGCCTTCAAACAAGTATTGATCACTGGCGGTGTTGGTGACTATGTAGCTGAAATGTTCAAGGATACAGCATTATCGCCAATCCTGCTTGCATGGATCATCGCAGCCATCCTGCGTATCGCTCTTGGTTCTGCAACAGTTGCAGCTTTGACAACTGCTGGCTTGGTTATTCCAATGCTTGGCACAAGCGATGTTAACCTTGCTCTGGTCGTACTCGCTACAGGAGCAGGAAGCTTGGTCGCTTCCCACGTAAACGACGCAGGCTTCTGGATGTTCAAAGAATACTTCGGCTTAAGCATGAAAGAAACATTCGCAACATGGACACTGCTTGAAACCATCATTTCCGTAGCTGGTCTAGGATTCGTCCTATTGCTTAGCCTATTTGTTTAA
- the gntK gene encoding gluconokinase, translated as MTEYMLGVDIGTTSTKAVLFSEKGEVVQQENIGYPLYTPDISTAEQDPEEIYMAVLTAITKIMKHHQQKKLAFISFSSAMHSVIPIDENDEPLTPCITWADNRSEAWAHKIQNELNGHEIYKRTGTPIHPMSPLSKIAWIVNERPEIATKAKKYIGIKEFIFKKFFDQYVVDHSLASAMGMMNLKNLDWDEEALQIAGITKNHLSELVPTTKTFTNIDPEIAMQLGIDPQTPFVIGASDGVLSNLGVNAIGKGEIAVTIGTSGAIRTIIDEPQTDEKGRIFCYALTENHWVIGGPVNNGGMVLRWIRDEFAASEVETAKRLGIDPYNVLTKIAERVRPGAEGLLFHPYLAGERAPLWNPDVRGSFFGLTMSHKKEHMIRAALEGVIFNLYTVFLALTEAMESPVTRIQATGGFARSDVWRQMMSDIFDIEVVVPESYESSCLGACILGLYATGKIDSFDVVSDMIGSTQKHMPNEEAAKEYRQLVPIFISLSRALEQDYSRIANYQRSLIK; from the coding sequence GTGACTGAGTATATGCTAGGGGTCGACATCGGTACAACAAGTACCAAGGCTGTTTTATTCAGTGAAAAAGGTGAAGTCGTCCAGCAGGAGAACATTGGCTACCCTCTTTATACACCGGATATTTCAACAGCCGAGCAAGATCCTGAAGAAATTTATATGGCGGTTCTGACGGCCATTACAAAAATAATGAAGCACCACCAGCAAAAAAAATTGGCTTTCATCTCATTCAGCAGCGCGATGCATAGCGTCATTCCGATTGATGAAAATGATGAGCCGCTTACACCATGCATCACCTGGGCGGACAACCGCAGTGAAGCATGGGCTCATAAAATCCAGAATGAACTGAATGGACATGAAATTTACAAGCGCACCGGAACGCCGATACATCCGATGTCACCATTAAGCAAAATTGCCTGGATTGTGAACGAGCGTCCCGAAATCGCCACCAAGGCGAAAAAATACATCGGTATCAAGGAGTTTATTTTTAAAAAGTTCTTTGATCAGTATGTGGTTGATCACTCATTGGCGTCAGCAATGGGGATGATGAATCTCAAGAATCTGGACTGGGATGAAGAAGCCCTGCAAATTGCAGGAATCACCAAAAACCATTTATCCGAGCTTGTACCGACTACAAAGACTTTCACGAACATCGATCCGGAAATTGCGATGCAACTGGGAATTGACCCACAGACACCTTTCGTCATCGGTGCAAGTGACGGGGTCCTTTCCAACCTCGGAGTCAATGCGATTGGCAAAGGCGAAATTGCAGTCACAATCGGGACAAGCGGTGCTATCCGTACGATTATCGACGAACCGCAAACCGATGAAAAAGGACGGATTTTTTGCTACGCACTGACTGAAAACCACTGGGTAATCGGCGGACCTGTTAACAATGGCGGGATGGTCCTTCGCTGGATCCGCGATGAATTCGCTGCATCAGAAGTCGAGACAGCAAAGCGTTTAGGAATCGATCCTTATAATGTGTTAACTAAAATCGCTGAGCGCGTAAGGCCTGGAGCGGAAGGGTTGTTGTTCCATCCATACCTTGCAGGCGAGCGTGCCCCTTTATGGAATCCTGATGTCCGCGGTTCCTTTTTCGGACTGACGATGTCCCATAAAAAAGAGCACATGATCCGCGCAGCATTAGAGGGGGTCATTTTCAACCTGTATACCGTCTTTTTAGCGCTCACCGAAGCGATGGAGAGTCCGGTTACAAGGATTCAGGCTACCGGTGGTTTCGCAAGATCAGATGTATGGCGCCAGATGATGTCCGATATATTCGACATTGAGGTAGTCGTTCCTGAAAGCTACGAAAGCTCTTGCCTTGGTGCTTGCATCCTCGGTCTTTATGCAACAGGTAAAATTGATTCGTTTGATGTAGTTTCTGACATGATCGGCAGTACTCAAAAACATATGCCGAATGAGGAAGCCGCAAAAGAATACAGACAGCTGGTGCCAATCTTCATCAGCTTATCGAGAGCACTGGAACAAGATTATTCAAGAATAGCAAACTATCAAAGAAGCTTGATTAAATAA
- a CDS encoding GntR family transcriptional regulator codes for MTEKQEFLYPQKWLSKASTGDRVASELRMQIISGLIESGAILSENKLAADFSVSRSPIREALKILASENLIRLERMGAVVIGLTEKDIEEIYDVRLLIESFVFERLIKIDTTDLVIELSKILEMMKIAIKYKDADEFSLQDVLFHETIIRAINHSYIKMIWDNTKPVMEAFILLSMRARIKEKYEDFDRILENHELYIEAIKTKNRELMIKSLHQNFDDVQGKVEDLWISQQTLSKGVEKSD; via the coding sequence ATGACGGAAAAGCAGGAATTTCTTTATCCCCAGAAATGGCTTTCAAAAGCATCGACTGGTGACCGTGTCGCAAGTGAGCTACGGATGCAAATAATCTCGGGATTGATTGAAAGCGGTGCCATCCTTTCGGAAAATAAACTGGCTGCCGACTTCAGTGTCAGCCGTTCTCCAATCCGGGAAGCATTGAAAATTCTCGCTTCCGAAAACTTGATCCGACTTGAACGAATGGGTGCCGTTGTCATTGGACTGACAGAAAAAGATATCGAAGAGATTTACGACGTCCGCTTATTGATCGAATCATTTGTTTTTGAACGACTCATTAAAATAGACACGACTGACCTGGTAATTGAATTGAGCAAGATCCTCGAAATGATGAAAATTGCCATCAAATACAAGGATGCCGACGAATTCAGCCTGCAGGATGTCCTCTTCCATGAAACGATCATCCGGGCGATTAATCATTCCTATATCAAAATGATCTGGGACAACACGAAACCCGTCATGGAAGCTTTCATCCTGTTATCGATGCGGGCAAGAATCAAAGAAAAATACGAGGACTTCGACCGCATCCTCGAAAATCACGAGCTTTATATTGAAGCCATCAAAACGAAGAATCGCGAACTTATGATTAAATCCTTACACCAAAATTTTGATGATGTTCAAGGTAAAGTTGAAGACCTTTGGATATCGCAGCAAACGCTTTCCAAGGGAGTGGAGAAAAGTGACTGA
- a CDS encoding nuclease-related domain-containing protein, whose amino-acid sequence MIVKERTKPEELVILQTLKARMELEEKDAQNLRTLEKGYEGEVHFDHWFTNHIVESLIINDLLLEVNGTHFQIDSLVITQDRLHLFEVKNLEGDYYLDGDKFKTVAGTEIKNPLHQLSRAESLLKQLLKNLGFYIPLEPHLVFINPEFALLQTPLKSPIILPNQLNRFMDKMNRTTSKLTNKHTKLAEALLSLHIKKSPFSRVPGYDFDRLRKGVICEACGEFLESYSRNKFICRQCESQEHIESVVIRAAKSFQLLFPERKVTTATLYEWIDARIPPKTIRRVLKSNFSAKGECSSTYYE is encoded by the coding sequence ATGATAGTAAAAGAAAGAACCAAACCAGAAGAATTAGTAATCCTACAAACCCTTAAGGCCCGGATGGAATTGGAAGAGAAAGATGCTCAAAACCTGCGAACGCTGGAGAAAGGCTATGAAGGAGAAGTACACTTCGATCATTGGTTCACGAACCATATAGTCGAAAGCCTCATTATCAACGACCTGCTCCTCGAAGTAAATGGCACTCATTTTCAAATCGACTCCCTCGTGATCACGCAGGACCGGCTGCATCTTTTCGAAGTGAAAAATCTTGAAGGAGACTATTATCTGGATGGAGACAAATTTAAGACAGTCGCCGGCACCGAAATCAAAAATCCCCTCCATCAACTAAGCCGCGCAGAATCTCTACTAAAGCAACTACTAAAAAATCTGGGCTTTTACATCCCTCTCGAACCTCACCTCGTGTTCATCAACCCTGAATTCGCCCTTCTGCAAACACCACTAAAATCACCCATTATTTTACCAAACCAACTGAACCGCTTTATGGATAAGATGAACCGTACCACTTCAAAATTAACAAACAAACATACCAAACTGGCGGAGGCACTATTGTCTTTGCATATTAAGAAATCACCATTTTCCAGAGTGCCGGGATACGATTTTGATCGGTTGAGGAAAGGGGTTATTTGTGAGGCTTGCGGGGAGTTTTTGGAGAGTTATAGCAGGAATAAATTCATTTGCAGGCAATGTGAATCTCAAGAGCATATTGAATCGGTGGTGATTCGTGCCGCCAAAAGTTTTCAGTTGCTTTTTCCAGAGCGCAAAGTGACCACAGCGACTCTCTATGAGTGGATCGATGCTCGTATCCCCCCGAAAACCATTAGGAGAGTATTAAAGAGCAATTTCTCAGCCAAGGGAGAGTGTAGTTCCACCTATTACGAGTAA
- a CDS encoding amidohydrolase, translating to MRTIYKNGTIYTFNTRNPIVQAVVIENGRFIDMGSSADMVLQWGSQAQVIDLEGKTATPGLIDSHLHLSIMADSFINLDFVGITSKHEMLAKIQAKASQLAPGEWIVGSSWDENLFTDGGIPTISELDYVAPVNPLFLTRTCLHATLVNSKALEVSGYHPAITVPEGGTIVLDDITKQPTGLFLESAANLIRQYIPERSYDDWKKAMRQTMHFAMSKGLTSVHTNDPLYLGGLEKTWNLFNELLNGEQLGLRSNLLINHEFLPNLKEAGMYTGYGNDTLQIGSVKIFADGAFGRRTALLSEPYSDAPGHYGDAMYDQEHLYELVKGARELDMPIAVHTIGDQALENVLDVLDQFPTVAYRDRLIHAQVLREELIPRLKAPSRIADIQPRFIASDFPWVQERLGEERIKLSYAWKTLMEAGVICAGGSDSPVEPVDPILGIHAAVTRKKPGETHDGYVPEQKLSMVDAFRLFTELGAYPTNEETLKGTISRGKLADITVYSANPFEMEEPDELLTMKVEMTIIGGEVKYRRHS from the coding sequence TTGAGAACCATATACAAAAATGGAACCATCTATACATTCAACACGCGCAATCCAATTGTACAAGCAGTGGTCATCGAAAATGGCCGTTTTATTGATATGGGATCATCCGCAGATATGGTGCTGCAATGGGGCAGCCAGGCACAGGTGATCGATTTGGAAGGAAAAACAGCTACTCCTGGCCTGATTGACAGCCATCTTCACCTGTCGATTATGGCGGATAGTTTTATCAATCTCGATTTTGTCGGAATCACGTCCAAGCATGAGATGCTGGCAAAAATTCAGGCAAAAGCCAGTCAGCTTGCGCCGGGGGAATGGATTGTCGGCAGCAGCTGGGATGAGAATCTTTTTACGGACGGAGGAATCCCGACGATTTCGGAGCTGGATTATGTGGCGCCTGTCAATCCGTTATTTTTAACAAGAACATGCTTGCACGCGACTCTAGTCAACAGCAAGGCGTTGGAAGTGAGCGGCTATCACCCGGCAATTACAGTGCCAGAAGGCGGCACCATCGTACTGGATGATATTACGAAACAGCCGACGGGATTATTCCTGGAGTCAGCGGCGAATCTGATCAGGCAGTACATCCCTGAGCGCTCATACGACGACTGGAAAAAAGCGATGCGCCAGACGATGCATTTTGCGATGAGCAAGGGGCTGACTAGCGTACATACGAATGATCCGCTTTATCTCGGCGGGCTTGAAAAAACGTGGAATCTATTCAATGAGCTTTTAAATGGAGAGCAGCTCGGCTTACGCAGCAATCTCTTGATCAACCATGAATTTTTACCAAACCTGAAAGAAGCTGGAATGTACACTGGTTATGGCAATGATACGCTGCAAATCGGCTCGGTGAAGATTTTTGCCGACGGGGCGTTTGGCCGGAGAACCGCACTGTTATCGGAACCATATAGTGATGCGCCAGGCCATTACGGCGATGCGATGTATGATCAGGAGCATTTATACGAACTCGTGAAAGGTGCACGGGAGCTGGATATGCCGATTGCAGTCCATACGATTGGCGATCAGGCACTGGAAAATGTTCTCGATGTGCTGGATCAGTTCCCAACTGTAGCATATCGCGACCGGCTGATTCATGCCCAGGTTTTAAGAGAAGAATTGATTCCTCGACTGAAAGCACCTAGCAGGATTGCGGATATCCAGCCGCGGTTTATTGCGAGTGATTTCCCATGGGTCCAGGAGCGTCTAGGTGAAGAGAGAATCAAGCTTTCCTACGCATGGAAAACATTAATGGAAGCAGGTGTTATTTGTGCAGGAGGCTCTGATTCTCCGGTTGAGCCAGTCGATCCAATTCTCGGAATCCATGCCGCAGTCACTCGGAAAAAACCAGGTGAAACCCATGACGGTTATGTGCCAGAGCAGAAGTTGTCGATGGTCGATGCGTTCCGCTTGTTCACAGAGCTCGGTGCTTATCCAACGAACGAAGAGACGCTTAAAGGAACGATCTCCCGCGGAAAATTAGCGGATATTACCGTTTACTCAGCCAATCCATTCGAAATGGAAGAACCGGATGAACTTTTAACGATGAAAGTTGAAATGACCATCATAGGCGGAGAAGTCAAATATCGCAGGCATTCTTAG
- a CDS encoding methyl-accepting chemotaxis protein produces MKFKKRFARKSQMKFNVRAKLLAGFFSVLTLLAVVAIITNFQFNKMNNQYSSSIDERMDKVNLIVEMKDAIMREQLALQKYMANGDGESLIEFEGAVEDFEKSSKKYLSSTESAEEKKVGDNLVAAEAQYYEMASEAFILIRDEQMVKVRLLMQEKGNPLIFSLNSAAEDAFEYQEDALNSTSETLSGDVQKVALLIIILSAAAFIIGIGIATYISRVISKPVQLVSQAAKQLADGNLVIDKINVKNNDEIGQLATDFNEMATNLRNLILQVSSTSEQVAASAEEMMASTEQTNSATHQVATAIQEVAGGAELQSKNTEESAKAVGEMSGGIQRAAETTSNVAESAAETAKQAQVGQESLEKVIEKMKSINDTTSETNGVIKDLDRKSAEIGKIIEVITGIADQTNLLALNAAIEAARAGEHGKGFAVVADEVRKLAELSRQSASQISGLIEVIQKETHQVVEMMNKGTVEISEGSLLVEETGRTFEEILKSIENVSEEIQEVSAISEEMSASVQQVNASIEEVTKIARGSVASTAEIASATEEQLASMEEVASSSASLANLAENLREMVTKFKV; encoded by the coding sequence ATGAAATTCAAGAAGAGATTCGCAAGAAAATCACAGATGAAGTTCAATGTTCGCGCCAAACTATTGGCGGGCTTTTTCTCGGTTTTGACTTTGCTGGCAGTTGTGGCAATCATAACGAATTTTCAGTTTAACAAGATGAACAACCAGTATTCTTCATCCATTGATGAACGGATGGATAAGGTGAATCTGATTGTCGAGATGAAGGATGCAATCATGAGGGAGCAACTGGCACTCCAAAAGTATATGGCAAATGGTGATGGTGAAAGCCTGATTGAATTTGAGGGTGCGGTAGAAGATTTTGAAAAAAGCTCTAAAAAATATTTAAGCTCGACAGAATCAGCTGAGGAGAAGAAGGTAGGAGATAACCTTGTTGCAGCTGAGGCACAATATTATGAGATGGCATCAGAGGCTTTTATTTTAATAAGAGATGAACAAATGGTCAAGGTCAGGTTGTTGATGCAGGAAAAAGGAAATCCTCTTATCTTCAGCCTGAATTCTGCTGCTGAGGATGCGTTTGAGTACCAGGAAGATGCCTTGAATTCTACGAGTGAAACGTTATCTGGAGACGTACAAAAAGTAGCCTTGCTGATCATTATACTCAGTGCAGCGGCTTTTATCATTGGAATCGGAATTGCAACTTACATAAGCAGGGTGATTTCCAAGCCTGTCCAGCTTGTGTCTCAGGCGGCAAAGCAATTGGCTGATGGAAACCTCGTTATTGATAAAATCAATGTGAAGAATAACGATGAAATTGGGCAGTTAGCAACAGATTTTAATGAAATGGCGACCAACTTGAGGAATTTGATTTTGCAGGTAAGCAGTACTTCGGAGCAGGTTGCCGCCTCTGCTGAAGAAATGATGGCAAGTACGGAACAGACCAATTCTGCTACGCACCAGGTAGCAACGGCAATCCAGGAGGTCGCAGGCGGTGCAGAGCTCCAGAGTAAAAATACCGAGGAAAGTGCGAAAGCGGTAGGCGAGATGTCTGGAGGAATCCAGCGCGCTGCCGAAACGACTTCGAATGTTGCCGAGTCTGCGGCAGAAACGGCAAAACAAGCACAAGTTGGACAGGAATCTTTGGAAAAAGTAATCGAAAAGATGAAGTCCATCAATGATACGACAAGCGAAACTAATGGAGTAATAAAGGATCTGGATCGGAAGTCCGCTGAAATCGGCAAGATCATTGAGGTTATCACAGGTATCGCGGACCAGACGAATTTGCTTGCGCTGAATGCTGCCATTGAAGCAGCAAGGGCTGGGGAGCATGGCAAGGGCTTTGCGGTTGTCGCAGATGAAGTCAGGAAATTGGCCGAGCTTTCAAGACAGTCTGCCAGCCAGATTTCGGGTTTGATTGAGGTTATCCAAAAAGAAACCCACCAGGTCGTGGAAATGATGAATAAAGGAACGGTCGAGATATCTGAAGGGTCGTTATTAGTTGAGGAGACGGGTCGTACATTTGAGGAGATTCTAAAATCGATCGAAAATGTCAGCGAGGAAATCCAGGAGGTATCCGCAATTTCAGAAGAAATGTCGGCAAGCGTCCAGCAGGTGAACGCCTCAATCGAAGAGGTGACCAAAATTGCCCGCGGCTCCGTCGCAAGCACAGCAGAAATCGCATCCGCAACGGAGGAACAGCTGGCATCAATGGAAGAAGTCGCTTCATCATCCGCTTCACTAGCTAATCTGGCAGAGAATCTGAGAGAGATGGTCACAAAGTTCAAAGTATAA